A window of the Choloepus didactylus isolate mChoDid1 chromosome Y unlocalized genomic scaffold, mChoDid1.pri SUPER_Y_unloc6, whole genome shotgun sequence genome harbors these coding sequences:
- the LOC119525975 gene encoding eukaryotic peptide chain release factor GTP-binding subunit ERF3A-like: MDPGRAAAAVAAVAAVAAATRPPDCWDQADMEAPGPGPCGGGTSLAAAAAEAQHDHLSAAFSRQLNVNAKPFVPNVHAAEFVPSFLRGPAQPPPAPPGATANNHGAGCGAGGPSAPVEPSQEEQPLLYEGSNSAVSMELSEPVVENGETEMSPEESWEHKEEISEAEPRDGSLGDGKPLEENAQEMMEEEEEIPKPKSVVAPPGAPKKEHVNVVFIGHVDTGKSTIGGQIMYLTGMVDKRTLEKYEREAKEKNRETWYLSWALDTNQEERDKGKTVEVGRAYFETEKKHFTILDAPGHKSFVPNMIGGASQADLAVLVISARKGEFETGFEKGGQTKEHAMLAKTAGVKHLIVLINKMDDPTVNWSNERYKECKEKLVPFLKKVGFNPKKDIHFMPCSGLTGANLKEQSDFCPWYSGLPFIPYLDNLPNFNRSVDGPIRLPIVDKYKDMGTVVLGKLESGSICKGQQLVMMPNKHNVEVLGILSDDVETDSVAPGENLKIRLKGIEEEEILLGFILCDPNNLCHSGCTFDAQIVIIEHKSIFCPGYNAVLHIRTCIEEVEITALICLVDKKSGEKSKTRPRFVKQDQVCIARLRTAGTICLETFKDFPQMGRFTLRDAGKTIAIGKVLKLIPEKD; encoded by the coding sequence ATGGATCCGGgcagggcggcggcggcggtggcggcggtagcagcagtagcagcagcgaCTCGGCCCCCCGACTGCTGGGACCAGGCGGACATGGAAGCCCCCGGGCCGGGCCCTTGCGGCGGCGGCACCTccctggcggcggcggcggccgaggCCCAGCATGATCACCTCAGCGCGGCCTTCAGCCGGCAGCTCAACGTCAACGCCAAACCTTTCGTGCCCAACGTCCATGCCGCCGAATTCGTGCCGTCCTTTCTGCGGGGTCCGGCCCAGCCGCCGCCAGCCCCACCTGGCGCCACCGCCAACAACCACGGAGCCGGCTGCGGCGCGGGAGGCCCTTCGGCACCTGTGGAACCTTCTCAAGAGGAACAGCCATTGTTGTATGAAGGTTCAAATTCAGCTGTTAGCATGGAACTTTCGGAACCTGTTGTAGAAAATGGAGAGACAGAAATGTCTCCAGAAGAATCAtgggagcacaaagaagaaataagtgaAGCAGAGCCAAGGGATGGTTCCTTGGGAGACGGAAagcccctagaagaaaatgcccaagaaatgatggaggaagaagaggaaatacCAAAACCTAAATCTGTGGTTGCACCACCAGGTGCTCCTAAAAAAGAACATGTAAATGTAGTATTCATTGGGCATGTAGACACTGGCAAGTCAACCATTGgaggacaaataatgtatttgACTGGAATGGTTGACAAAAGGACACTTGAGAAATATGAAAGAGaagctaaagaaaaaaacagagaaacttGGTATTTGTCTTGGGCCTTAGACACAAATCAAGAAGAACGAGATAAGGGTAAAACAGTAGAAGTGGGTCGTGCCtattttgaaacagaaaaaaagcatttcacaattcTAGATGCACCTGGTCACAAGAGTTTTGTCCCAAACATGATTGGTGGTGCTTCTCAAGCTGATCTGGCTGTACTGGTAATCTCTGCCAGGAAAGGAGAGTTTGAAACTGGATTTGAAAAAGGAGGACAGACAAAAGAACATGCAATGTTGGCAAAGACAGCAGGTGTAAAGCACTTAATTGTGCTTATTAATAAGATGGATGATCCAACAGTAAACTGGAGCAATGAGAGATACAAGGAATGTAAAGAGAAACTAGTGCCCTTTTTGAAAAAAGTTGGCTTCAATCCCAAAAAGGACATTCACTTTATGCCCTGCTCAGGACTGACTGGAGCAAATCTTAAAGAGCAATCAGATTTCTGTCCTTGGTACAGTGGATTACCGTTTATTCCCTATCTGGATAATTTGCCAAACTTCAATAGATCAGTTGATGGACCAATCAGGCTGCCAATTGTGGATAAATACAAGGATATGGGCACTGTGGTCCTGGGAAAGCTGGAATCAGGATCTATTTGTAAAGGCCAGCAGCTGGTGATGATGCCAAACAAGCACAATGTGGAAGTTCTTGGAATCCTTTCTGATGACGTAGAAACTGATTCTGTAGCCCCAGGTGAAAACCTCaaaatcagactgaagggaatTGAAGAAGAGGAGATCCTTCTGGGATTCATACTTTGTGATCCTAATAATCTTTGTCATTCTGGATGCACATTTGATGCCCAGATAGTGATTATTGAGCACAAATCCATCTTCTGCCCAGGTTATAATGCAGTGCTGCATATTCGTACCTGTATTGAGGAAGTTGAAATAACTGCCTTAATCTGCTTGGTAGATAAAAAATCAGGAGAAAAAAGTAAGACTCGACCCCGTTTTGTGAAACAAGATCAAGTATGTATCGCTCGTTTAAGGACAGCAGGAACCATCTGCCTTGAGACCTTTAAAGACTTCCCTCAGATGGGTCGTTTTACTTTAAGAGATGCGGGTAAGACCATTGCAATTGGAAAAGTTCTGAAACTGATTCCAGAGAAAGACTAA